In Setaria italica strain Yugu1 chromosome IX, Setaria_italica_v2.0, whole genome shotgun sequence, the genomic stretch CAGTTGGGGAGTTCGTTATCCTTTTTTCTTTAGGATAAGAGAGGAGGGTGGGTGATTGGCCCAACATGGCCCGTGGGCTGCCGGCTGCGACGACGTGGCTTTCGTATCCTAGGCCCACAAGTCAGAGACACCCGCCGTTCGTCATGATCCCGTGCGGAGTGTTCCTACTCCAACTAGTTTTACCTTCACCAGGCAGCAGTCTTCTCGTTTTCCTCCTCCGGCGTCCCGTCCCTGGGAGCCTCCAGCGCCATCCTCGGGCCCGCTTGCCTGCACCTCCCGAGGAAGGAATGGCCTCGCTtcctcccgccggcgccgcgggcgccgACTCCGACCAGGTCCGGCCCCCCTTTTCCCTATCAAGTCCCCAAGTTGTTTACTCGGCACGCAACCAATCGCCGTGCGCCGTGCCACCATTCGATCGGGccgccttcgccttgcaattcGCCCTCAGGGTGTCGTACTAGACCTTCCGATCGGACGAGGAACCACCGGACACCCTTCTCACCTAGTCTACCGCTGCTCCGTTCGCCTCTGCATCTGCTCCCTGCCGCTCTAGCTCGCTTTCTGCCGGTTCGTCGGTGCTTGATTAattttgtttgcttgcttaaCGTTTACCACAAGACTCTCGTGTTAGTTTCAAGATGCATGATTCTCGGATACCTTGGCCCCATATGATTGGTCTCCGCTTTCAGTTGCTGCTGATGATCGGTGGATTTCACTAGTTGTAGGATCGTTGCCTGCTTCCTGTTCTGTTGAACTAGTAGTCCACGAATGGTTAATTCGGCGTGCCTTGAAGGATTTAAAATTCATGCTGGGGTGACTATAGCCATTACCCAGTATGTCATATTGTAATTCCAGCGCTAATTGACTTGACTCTTTGACCTGTCCATACTTAGTTCTGAGATCCAATCAGGTTGGTGAGGTTTCAGGAAACAATTCATCATTGAGTGCTGCTGTTACTTTTGCTTATGATCTGTTTTTACAACAGTTCACACTCGTTTTTGTCAAATGTCATGCTTCTGTGATCTGTATCATTTCTGTATTCTGTACATTGTGCTCAGTTCAACTTACTGTAACAAACGTTTGATGGTTGTTTGTACCAGAAAAGTAAAACAGTTTTTCGTATCCTCTATTTGCCAGCTTTTGGTAGAAGCAAATGATTCTACACGGACACTGATTTTGAACAGGCCAAAGCAGCTGAATGCACTCTCCTCCGCAATGGTATTTTAAGAGTTCACCAGTATTTAAGCACCAAGATTTGCTGTTAGAATAGTGGGAGCAGGATGATTTTGCTTTCATGTTGCAGATTATGGGACTCTTGAGGTGTTTCACTGCTTACGAGAAAGATGATGGAGTTAAATTGTTGATTATGAAGGTATCTCATGCAACTGTGTTTCTATTATCGTCTAATGTTGATGTGATTTAACTTGGAATATAGATATCTATGCCTTGTTTTCTGCTCTTGTAATCTGAGCTCACTACTTGGGTGCCTTCTATAGTGAACACATGGTAATAGAAATCAACAAGTAACAAGGAAGTAGCAGGGAACATGATACCCTAGTTATTTCTTGAAAATCAACAAGAACACAGAGAGTCTGATGGGGTTATTTGGTTCTGAAGCATGTTATTCTGCTTGATTTGAAGTGCATAATTCTTAGAGAAACTATGTTGCACAATATGGTTTTTGTTGTCCTAAACCTTGAAAAAGAAGTTATTTGCAAATGTaactttttctctttttttaatatatactCCATATATTGAGAGTCTAGCTTCTTAAAGTGCCTTTGCCACTTTATCCCAGAGCTtactttgtcttcctttttttaGCTTATTTCTCATTTCTTTCTTCTAGATTGATATGATCATCATTCATCACCATATCTTCATTTCCTTGATGCATTCAATTGCTGCTATTGTTTGTTACTCTATCTGATCATCATTTGTTTTTAGGGGAAAGGAAGAGCATTTTGCGCTGGAGGTGATGTTGCTGCAGTTGTCCGGGCTATAAACAATGGTACTTACAACTTAAGCTTGTTTCTGTGATATAAAAAAATATCCAGAATTAATTCCTTTCTATGTTTTTCACTGTCTTCCGTTACCTTGCGTAATGCCTGTCGCACTGTTATCATGTAGCACATGGATATAATGTTATTCCACATGTTTGGTTGACTGTATTGTGTATCTAATTCATGAATTAGGCAGCTGGAAATATGGTGCTGATTTCTTCCGAAATGAGTTTTTGTTAAACTACATCATTGCAACGTATAGCAAACCTCAGGTGAGCCACACCCTTTCAAAGTTATCCATGTAAATAATTCAATTCTCTGTTCCTTTGCCTCTAAGGGCTAGACCATCTGATTGTAGGTTTCTCTTCTTGCTGGAATTGTTATGGGTGGAGGCGCAGGTGTTTCCTTACATGGAAGGTTTCGAGTTGTGACCGAGAACACGGTATATACTATTAATCAAACCCTGGTGAcatttttgctttttttttgttactatGTCATGGTGCAGCTTGAGATCTCTTTGTTTAAGGTTCTGCTGAATGTTGCCCATCCTTAAATAATCCAGCAGTATTATATTTAAGCTCGGAAACTATAACCATGTTTTGATTGAGAAATCCAGAAGTCTAATCCAGCGTTTGGCTAGTCAGAAACTATAACCATGTTTTGATTGAGAAATCACAGTATGATATTTAAGCTCACTCTTTAATATAAACTACTATGCTGGTATTTGGAGTGCACAGGATGCTCACACTAGTTGTTACATGACAGTGAAATATCGGATACCAAGTTCTGGAGGCTAGATTTCTTGTTGGCTCATACGTAGTTGATGTATTAGTTAGTTCATAGAGAAGAGCAATGCTTTAAAGTTAAAATatggcaggagcactgcctttcacttagaaaaatattttacaGGTTTTAACACCAAATATACTTGGGTCTTAGATTCGTAAAAAATGGAAAGGAGAAAACAATTCTTCCGCATGTGGGTTCTTGTGGCTTTACCCAACACAatttttttgtacctcttctGATGAATTTAGGCCTGAATTTTTCTGTTATCAGGTTTCAATTGTCGCACGGGCTTTCGTTTCTTGTGTGCTTGATCTATGATAGTAGTTTTATTCAATTGGGATATGTAGAATCTACCTTGGATTTTTCTTATAAGCAGAATACGTTCAAAGTTTCAAGTACAATAATTTGATATTTGTGCAGGTTTTTGCAATGCCAGAGACAGCATTGGGACTCTTTCCAGATATAGGGGCTTCTTATTTTCTGTCTCGGCTACCTGGTTTCTATGGttgtctttctttcttctttattTAGTTGAAGTGCATGTAACCATATCATTGTGATCTGTATCGTGTTGCTGGATATTATTCACAACCCTGAACTGCTATGCATCCTCGTATTTACCTTTGCGGTTTTGTAATGGCCATATGTTTATTTGATTTTGGACTATGCTTATTCAATTGATCTATGGAGCCATGAAAGTGAATGTGGATACATAATCATAGAAAGGAACAAAAGTGTCCGAATTTCTGATTGTCTATTTAAGTTTATTGGTTCTATAAGATTATTTAGTTTAATTGATAGAGGGAAACCTTTTACTCTTTTAGTTGATGCAAAGATATCTTGTGAGATCTTGTTCCTAAACTTTTATCATGTCTCTTCTCCAGGAGAGTATGTTGCTCTTGCTGGTGCAAGATTGGATGGTGCGGAAATGCATGCGTGTGGTCTGGCAACTCATTTTGTCCAGATAAAT encodes the following:
- the LOC101780931 gene encoding 3-hydroxyisobutyryl-CoA hydrolase 1; translation: MASLPPAGAAGADSDQLLVEANDSTRTLILNRPKQLNALSSAMIMGLLRCFTAYEKDDGVKLLIMKGKGRAFCAGGDVAAVVRAINNGSWKYGADFFRNEFLLNYIIATYSKPQVSLLAGIVMGGGAGVSLHGRFRVVTENTVFAMPETALGLFPDIGASYFLSRLPGFYGEYVALAGARLDGAEMHACGLATHFVQINRLPSLEESLKKVDTSNPFVVCGIIDQFAQQPSLKENSSLNRLEIINKCFSKRTVEEIISALEQETSNSADEWIASTIQSLKKASPTSLKISLRSIREGRIQTVGECLRREYRMVCHVMRGDFSRDFFEGCRAILVDKDRNPKWMPPRLEQVHDEAVEQYFSRIDDPQWEDLDLPARRSYGRIIESKL